The following DNA comes from Methanomassiliicoccales archaeon.
TGAGGTGGGAGAACAGGTCTCCCGATTCAACCCATCAAAGCGACCATGATGGCCTTCTGTGCGTGCAACCGATTCTCAGCTTGGTCCAGCACGACACTGCGCTCGCTGTCGATGACCTCGTCGGTTATTTCCATGCCCCGGTGGGCCGGCAGACAGTGCATGACGATGGCCTTCGGATCGGCCACGGACATCAGGTCGGCGTTGACCTGATAGGGTTTGAAGATCTGTTCGCGCATGCGCGATTGCTCCTCCTGCCCCATTGAGACCCAGACGTCGGTATATACCACATCGGCGCCCTTAGCGGCCTCTTTTGCTGATTCCGTGATCTTCAGGCTGCACCCGTTCGCCTTGGCGATCTCCTTGGCCTTCTCGGTGACACCTGCATCCGGTTCGTATCCCTTGGGACAGCCGCATGCCAGGTCCATGCCCACCATGGCACAGCCTAACATCAGGGAGTTGCAGACATTGTTGCCATCGCCGACATAGGCCATCTTGATCCCCTTCAGACGACCGAAGCGTTCCTTGACGGTCAGGAGGTCGGCCATGATCTGACAGGGATGCTCGAAATTGTCCAGGCCGTTGATCACTGGCACCGTGGCGTACTTGGCCAGTTCCAAGACCATGCTGTGCTCGAAAGCGCGATACATGATACCGTCGACGTAGCGGGAGAGCACGCGGGCGGTGTCAGCCACCGTCTCCCCGCGACCCATCTGCAGGTCCTTGGTGTTCAAAGTGACGGCGAAACCACCCAGCTCGATCATTCCCACTTCGAATGATACCCGGGTGCGGGTGGAGGACTTCTCAAAGATCATGGCCAATGTCTGACCTTTCAATGGGGCCATCTCCTCGTACCTCCGCTTCTTCATGTCCTCAGCCACCTCCAGTATGTCCAGGATATCATCCTGGACGTCCAGCATCGAAATCATATCTCGCTTCATCACTTGCACCGTTTTTCAAATTCACCGCAGCGATAATATTGTTATCGGCAGGAGTTCGTATGAATGAGACCTCGATGATAAAAGGGATGATGGGAAAATGACAAAAAAGGGGTTTATTGTCCAGTCATGGTACTATTTCCTTTTTTTATCAGCCATCAGTACGGCGAGGGAATTGAGTATAAGACCCGCCACGCCCATTAAGCCTCCTACCAGGAGCAGACCAAGCGCGGCTATGGACTGGGTCAAAAGGGCCCACTGGAAAATAACTATTGTGTCCAGCCAGGTGAATAGACCGAGTACTAGACCGATAAGAGTCAGCATTCCCCCGGGAACGCCGAAGAGCAGCAATGGGCGGCGATATCCTATGAAGCCTACCACATCACTAAAGACAGATATACCGTGCCTGAAAGGGCTCATCTTGTGTCCGTTTGGAACGTCGTAACGAACAGAGATCGGTACTTCCTCTA
Coding sequences within:
- the argF gene encoding ornithine carbamoyltransferase yields the protein MKRDMISMLDVQDDILDILEVAEDMKKRRYEEMAPLKGQTLAMIFEKSSTRTRVSFEVGMIELGGFAVTLNTKDLQMGRGETVADTARVLSRYVDGIMYRAFEHSMVLELAKYATVPVINGLDNFEHPCQIMADLLTVKERFGRLKGIKMAYVGDGNNVCNSLMLGCAMVGMDLACGCPKGYEPDAGVTEKAKEIAKANGCSLKITESAKEAAKGADVVYTDVWVSMGQEEQSRMREQIFKPYQVNADLMSVADPKAIVMHCLPAHRGMEITDEVIDSERSVVLDQAENRLHAQKAIMVALMG